One window of the Oncorhynchus gorbuscha isolate QuinsamMale2020 ecotype Even-year linkage group LG17, OgorEven_v1.0, whole genome shotgun sequence genome contains the following:
- the LOC124002310 gene encoding protein FAM177A1-like isoform X1 has translation MIVYQTRIRFLLGCVFLKRSSNMVKEFESVELGDMRMKKQKVPRRTIYFASGETMEEYSTDEDEEVQVSISVKTSADPSKLNWGPYFWFYMWRVATSTISVCDYLGERMASLFGITSPKYQYAIDEYYRMKKEEEEEEEENRLSEEAERHFEEEHNQEIQQPAMEQPEGKASFVNVSFELDQDPTPDANRCPAPIPT, from the exons ATGATAGTATATCAGACAAGGATCCGTTTCTTGTTGGGATGCGTTTTTTTGAAAAGG AGCTCCAATATGGTGAAGGAGTTTGAGAGTGTGGAGCTGGGAGACATGCGGATGAAAAAGCAGAAGGTGCCCCGTAGAACGATTTACTTTGCCAGTGGCGAAACCATGGAGGAATACAGCACAGATGAAGATGAGGAAGTGCAAGTTTCGATCTCTGTTAAGACCTCAGCTGACCCG TCCAAGTTGAATTGGGGTCCATACTTTTGGTTTTACATGTGGAGAGTGGCAACCTCCACTATTTCAG TTTGTGACTATCTTGGGGAGAGAATGGCCTCATTGTTCGGAATTACCTCACCCAAGTACCAGTATGCTATTGACGAGTACTACAGAATGAAAAAGGAG gaggaggaggaggaggaggagaaccggCTGTCTGAGGAGGCAGAACGTCATTTTGAAGAAGAGCACAACCAGGAGATCCAGCAGCCAGCCATGGAGCAGCCGGAGGGCAAAGCCTCCTTTGTCAACGTCAGCTTCGAGCTGGATCAAGATCCCACACCTGATGCCAACCGATGTCCTGCCCCCATCCCCACCTAA
- the LOC124002310 gene encoding protein FAM177A1-like isoform X4: MVKEFESVELGDMRMKKQKVPRRTIYFASGETMEEYSTDEDEEVQVSISVKTSADPSKLNWGPYFWFYMWRVATSTISVCDYLGERMASLFGITSPKYQYAIDEYYRMKKEEEEEEEENRLSEEAERHFEEEHNQEIQQPAMEQPEGKASFVNVSFELDQDPTPDANRCPAPIPT, translated from the exons ATGGTGAAGGAGTTTGAGAGTGTGGAGCTGGGAGACATGCGGATGAAAAAGCAGAAGGTGCCCCGTAGAACGATTTACTTTGCCAGTGGCGAAACCATGGAGGAATACAGCACAGATGAAGATGAGGAAGTGCAAGTTTCGATCTCTGTTAAGACCTCAGCTGACCCG TCCAAGTTGAATTGGGGTCCATACTTTTGGTTTTACATGTGGAGAGTGGCAACCTCCACTATTTCAG TTTGTGACTATCTTGGGGAGAGAATGGCCTCATTGTTCGGAATTACCTCACCCAAGTACCAGTATGCTATTGACGAGTACTACAGAATGAAAAAGGAG gaggaggaggaggaggaggagaaccggCTGTCTGAGGAGGCAGAACGTCATTTTGAAGAAGAGCACAACCAGGAGATCCAGCAGCCAGCCATGGAGCAGCCGGAGGGCAAAGCCTCCTTTGTCAACGTCAGCTTCGAGCTGGATCAAGATCCCACACCTGATGCCAACCGATGTCCTGCCCCCATCCCCACCTAA
- the LOC124002310 gene encoding protein FAM177A1-like isoform X3: MSSNMVKEFESVELGDMRMKKQKVPRRTIYFASGETMEEYSTDEDEEVQVSISVKTSADPSKLNWGPYFWFYMWRVATSTISVCDYLGERMASLFGITSPKYQYAIDEYYRMKKEEEEEEEENRLSEEAERHFEEEHNQEIQQPAMEQPEGKASFVNVSFELDQDPTPDANRCPAPIPT; encoded by the exons ATG AGCTCCAATATGGTGAAGGAGTTTGAGAGTGTGGAGCTGGGAGACATGCGGATGAAAAAGCAGAAGGTGCCCCGTAGAACGATTTACTTTGCCAGTGGCGAAACCATGGAGGAATACAGCACAGATGAAGATGAGGAAGTGCAAGTTTCGATCTCTGTTAAGACCTCAGCTGACCCG TCCAAGTTGAATTGGGGTCCATACTTTTGGTTTTACATGTGGAGAGTGGCAACCTCCACTATTTCAG TTTGTGACTATCTTGGGGAGAGAATGGCCTCATTGTTCGGAATTACCTCACCCAAGTACCAGTATGCTATTGACGAGTACTACAGAATGAAAAAGGAG gaggaggaggaggaggaggagaaccggCTGTCTGAGGAGGCAGAACGTCATTTTGAAGAAGAGCACAACCAGGAGATCCAGCAGCCAGCCATGGAGCAGCCGGAGGGCAAAGCCTCCTTTGTCAACGTCAGCTTCGAGCTGGATCAAGATCCCACACCTGATGCCAACCGATGTCCTGCCCCCATCCCCACCTAA
- the LOC124002310 gene encoding protein FAM177A1-like isoform X2, giving the protein MDTEKSSNMVKEFESVELGDMRMKKQKVPRRTIYFASGETMEEYSTDEDEEVQVSISVKTSADPSKLNWGPYFWFYMWRVATSTISVCDYLGERMASLFGITSPKYQYAIDEYYRMKKEEEEEEEENRLSEEAERHFEEEHNQEIQQPAMEQPEGKASFVNVSFELDQDPTPDANRCPAPIPT; this is encoded by the exons ATGGACACTGAAAAG AGCTCCAATATGGTGAAGGAGTTTGAGAGTGTGGAGCTGGGAGACATGCGGATGAAAAAGCAGAAGGTGCCCCGTAGAACGATTTACTTTGCCAGTGGCGAAACCATGGAGGAATACAGCACAGATGAAGATGAGGAAGTGCAAGTTTCGATCTCTGTTAAGACCTCAGCTGACCCG TCCAAGTTGAATTGGGGTCCATACTTTTGGTTTTACATGTGGAGAGTGGCAACCTCCACTATTTCAG TTTGTGACTATCTTGGGGAGAGAATGGCCTCATTGTTCGGAATTACCTCACCCAAGTACCAGTATGCTATTGACGAGTACTACAGAATGAAAAAGGAG gaggaggaggaggaggaggagaaccggCTGTCTGAGGAGGCAGAACGTCATTTTGAAGAAGAGCACAACCAGGAGATCCAGCAGCCAGCCATGGAGCAGCCGGAGGGCAAAGCCTCCTTTGTCAACGTCAGCTTCGAGCTGGATCAAGATCCCACACCTGATGCCAACCGATGTCCTGCCCCCATCCCCACCTAA
- the LOC124002309 gene encoding F-box only protein 33-like isoform X1 has translation MALYGCVGAMALPSELIVHIFSFLSDRDKLRASAVCSRWRECLFYPSLWTELKLRVGGGANWGGSGSKQTPRLEFLMRKFGAFVRELHLEVAPVDGYLSPLSGVEGRIEPVERDPQLLDRWKDARITYLEQVLCVLRCIRNNRNLQKLSLYGDTCILQDEGILDSAYLQQVDPGGKKIKEIQQLLLEVLSNSRKIKWLSSAFMLGVVTPCSLASLSNPSAGSLEHLGLLDNQLPCLVSPVELERLVHLRSLALDFCDFTSELSHLLAGGDRAPLHRLSLMLNGAALEAKPLDGTASEDDWKALVQRSANLRVYVMALDVCSQDLLRVLKPSLPLERIHLDSYSTLVTDGTLELIAQQYNKTLSHFVLMRDDTGFPDLGINRNEDPLVLLAWRCVHLSVLVIHGYTVWSHNLVAISRLRGSSLKVLAVSEESIDFDPDQRVFMEGDPVHNLVKEVSLSLGRVWHPSLDSNLVLSEPTQHFHREMQSFSLGM, from the exons ATGGCTTTGTACGGGTGTGTCGGAGCCATGGCTTTACCTAGCGAGCTTATCGTCCATATATTTTCATTCTTGTCCGACCGTGACAAGCTTCGGGCCTCGGCCGTGTGCTCTCGCTGGAGGGAGTGTCTGTTTTACCCATCGCTTTGGACGGAGCTGAAGTTGCGTGTCGGAGGTGGTGCAAACTGGGGAGGTTCTGGCTCCAAACAGACCCCAAGATTAGAATTTCTCATGAGGAAGTTTGGCGCCTTCGTGCGCGAGCTACATCTCGAGGTTGCCCCTGTGGACGGATATCTAAGCCCACTGAGCGGAGTTGAGGGCAGGATAGAACCTGTAGAACGCGACCCTCAATTGCTTGATCGCTGGAAAGACGCAAGGATCACATATTTGGAACAGGTGTTGTGTGTGCTCAGATGTATTCGAAACAACAG AAATCTCCAGAAGCTGAGTCTGTATGGGGATACCTGCATTCTTCAGGATGAGGGCATTCTGGACAGTGCCTATCTACAGCAGGTTGACCCAGGAGGCAAGAAAATCAAAGA GATCCAACAGCTGTTACTGGAGGTTCTGTCTAACAGCAGGAAGATAAAGTGGCTGTCCTCCGCCTTCATGCTGGGCGTGGTGACCCCATGCTCCCTGGCCTCTCTGTCCAACCCCAGCGCAGGCTCCCTGGAGCACCTCGGCTTGCTGGACAACCAGCTGCCTTGCCTGGTCTCACCTGTGGAGCTGGAGCGGCTGGTCCACCTGCGTTCCCTGGCCCTCGACTTCTGTGACTTCACCTCTGAGTTGAGCCACCTACTGGCTGGAGGAGACCGTGCTCCTCTACACCGCCTCTCCCTGATGCTCAACGGCGCTGCTCTGGAGGCTAAGCCACTCGATGGCACCGCCAGTGAGGACGACTGGAAGGCCCTGGTCCAACGCAGCGCTAACCTGCGGGTTTACGTGATGGCACTGGATGTGTGCAGCCAGGACCTGCTGAGGGTGCTAAAACCAAGCCTGCCCCTGGAGAGGATCCACCTGGACAGCTACTCCACCTTGGTCACAGACGGAACCCTGGAGCTCATTGCCCAGCAGTACAACAAGACCCTGAGCCACTTCGTCCTGATGAGGGATGACACCGGCTTCCCTGACCTTGGCATCAACCGAAACGAGGACCCACTGGTCCTACTGGCCTGGCGCTGCGTACACCTCTCTGTATTGGTCATCCACG GCTACACTGTGTGGTCCCACAACCTGGTGGCCATTTCCCGTCTGCGTGGCTCCAGCCTCAAGGTCCTGGCTGTGTCCGAGGAGAGCATTGACTTCGACCCGGACCAGAGGGTCTTCATGGAAGGTGACCCCGTCCACAACCTGGTGAAGGAGGTGTCGCTGAGCCTGGGGCGTGTCTGGCACCCTTCTCTGGACTCCAACCTGGTCCTCAGCGAGCCCACCCAGCACTTCCACAGAGAGATGCAGAGCTTCAGCTTGGGCATGTAG
- the LOC124002309 gene encoding F-box only protein 33-like isoform X2, which translates to MLGVVTPCSLASLSNPSAGSLEHLGLLDNQLPCLVSPVELERLVHLRSLALDFCDFTSELSHLLAGGDRAPLHRLSLMLNGAALEAKPLDGTASEDDWKALVQRSANLRVYVMALDVCSQDLLRVLKPSLPLERIHLDSYSTLVTDGTLELIAQQYNKTLSHFVLMRDDTGFPDLGINRNEDPLVLLAWRCVHLSVLVIHGYTVWSHNLVAISRLRGSSLKVLAVSEESIDFDPDQRVFMEGDPVHNLVKEVSLSLGRVWHPSLDSNLVLSEPTQHFHREMQSFSLGM; encoded by the exons ATGCTGGGCGTGGTGACCCCATGCTCCCTGGCCTCTCTGTCCAACCCCAGCGCAGGCTCCCTGGAGCACCTCGGCTTGCTGGACAACCAGCTGCCTTGCCTGGTCTCACCTGTGGAGCTGGAGCGGCTGGTCCACCTGCGTTCCCTGGCCCTCGACTTCTGTGACTTCACCTCTGAGTTGAGCCACCTACTGGCTGGAGGAGACCGTGCTCCTCTACACCGCCTCTCCCTGATGCTCAACGGCGCTGCTCTGGAGGCTAAGCCACTCGATGGCACCGCCAGTGAGGACGACTGGAAGGCCCTGGTCCAACGCAGCGCTAACCTGCGGGTTTACGTGATGGCACTGGATGTGTGCAGCCAGGACCTGCTGAGGGTGCTAAAACCAAGCCTGCCCCTGGAGAGGATCCACCTGGACAGCTACTCCACCTTGGTCACAGACGGAACCCTGGAGCTCATTGCCCAGCAGTACAACAAGACCCTGAGCCACTTCGTCCTGATGAGGGATGACACCGGCTTCCCTGACCTTGGCATCAACCGAAACGAGGACCCACTGGTCCTACTGGCCTGGCGCTGCGTACACCTCTCTGTATTGGTCATCCACG GCTACACTGTGTGGTCCCACAACCTGGTGGCCATTTCCCGTCTGCGTGGCTCCAGCCTCAAGGTCCTGGCTGTGTCCGAGGAGAGCATTGACTTCGACCCGGACCAGAGGGTCTTCATGGAAGGTGACCCCGTCCACAACCTGGTGAAGGAGGTGTCGCTGAGCCTGGGGCGTGTCTGGCACCCTTCTCTGGACTCCAACCTGGTCCTCAGCGAGCCCACCCAGCACTTCCACAGAGAGATGCAGAGCTTCAGCTTGGGCATGTAG